ttgatattCGAtggggttatcatcaactccgagtaagagaatatgacattctgaagatgacTTTTAGGacgatatggtcactttgaattcttagtcATGTATTTTAGACTAATGAATGCTCCTGTAGACtctatggatttgatgaacaaggtgttcacgcaatatttggacatgtttgttgttgtgttcattgatgatattttggtctattctcggagtgaggatgagcatgccgatcatttgagaattgtattGCAAGTCCACAAGGACCGtcagttatttgctaagtttagcaagtgtgagttctaGGTGAGTTCAGTTactttccttggccatatcaTCTCTGGTGAAAGTATTATGATTGATCCTAAAAAAACTTAAGCGTTAAAGAATTGGGATAGACCTTTGCCTCTTTCCAATATTGGGAGTTTCTTGGtcttagccggttattatagatggtttgtagaAGGTTTTACTTCTATTGCATCACCCTTGAATACTTTGattcaaaagaaagtgaaattccaatggttcgaggcatgtgagaatagtttccaagagttgaaagatagacttacttcCGCTCCAATACTGACTTTCCCGGAAGGATGCGAtggttttttttgtttattgtgatgcttcaagaattGGTAtttgttgtgttttgatgcaaaagtgatagcttatgcttctaggcaactcaaggtgcatgaaacaaactatctgactcatgacttggagttactgacggttgtgtttgctttaaatatttggagatactatctctatggtgtgcatgttGATAAGTTCACTGACCATaggagtttgcaatatgtgttcaaccaaaagaaTTTGAATCTTCGACAAATGAGGTAGCTtaaattattgaaggactaatATATCATGTTGTACCATTCGGGTAAAGaaaatgtggttgttgatgctcttagtagattttcCATGACTAGTTTTGTCCATGTTGAGGATTCAAAAAAGGAGTTGATtcgtgatgttcatagactCACACATTTGGGTGTTCTATTGGTTGTTTCTGTCATTCTGAGGATGTGGTgttgttgttcaaaatagttatgaatcgtctcttgtggtaGATGTTCAAGccaagcaagataatgatcctaatttggttgagttgaataAAGCGGTTGCCGAAAAAaccattaaggctttctcccaagggggagatagtgtaTTGAGATATCAAAGCCGATTGTGTGTTCCCAATGTTGATGGCTGGAAGAAAATGATATTGTCCAAAGatcatagttctcgatattttATTTCACAAAGAAGTATAGAGAtgtgagggaagtgtattggtggaaggGCATGAAAAAGGATGTTGCGGAGTTCATGACTTTTAGTCTTTCAATATTATGTCTTAGTGTTTCAAGAAGTCTTTTAGGAGTTAGTGATACATATATCTAGTGAATTgtgatacatgtatctagtttTTTGTCAAGACTCTTGGATTAATATTTCAAGTAGTATAACTAGAGATgtaattgatgattttaattatCTCAAGTGGCCTTAAGTAGCCTAATACAACTTGAGCATTCTCTAAGAAATATAATCTCTTTTCTGTTTATCCTTCAGAAAGATATAGGCAACTGGagctatttctttttttttttggtaattcaaCTGGAGCTATTTCGATTGAACTCAATATTTTAGACACAGAAAATAGTTGTGAAAACTAGtaaaatttaacaaatattAAAGTCTAAGACCATAATTTCGAAATGACAATGAATTTAGTACTACGAACATTCAGCCATTGGTGGAGAGAAGAAGATTTGAGTCAATCATATCATGTCAACCGAGATAGCTTATGTGGAGAAGACATGGAGTAAGGAAATAGCTTATCTAAGTAATGCACTTCTTGGGAACGTGAGCTACAGCAAACTAAAAGTCAGGATGTGGCAGTCAAAATCAAAACGCCTTCCCCAACTTGAGATTAGAAGAGACACTATATGTTCTAGATGCCAATATGCAAAAACACCAACTTGTCGATGGAGAATCCAAATATAAATCCAAGAAACCAATGGAGCTGATGTCCTCAGACGTGTTTGAACCAGTAAAACAACCTTCTATCAGTGGTTAATACATGGTAACATTCATTGATGACTTCTTAAGGAACAGATTTACAGAATACTTCTTAAAGAAGTCTGAAGTATTTGAGAAGTTTAAAGAGTTCTAGCATACTGTGGAAAATGATATTAGAAGGAGAATCAAATGTCTTTGTGTGAACAATGGGGGAGAGTACACATCACATGGGTTCAATAATGACTACCTTAAGAAAAGATCATAAGGAGACATTTGATGTACCCAAATATGCCACAACAAAATGGCGtagctaaaagaaaaaaaaatagacaatTGGCAAAGATATGTAGAAGTATGTTGCATGGTATGCATGTACCAACAAGATTTTGGGCAGAATGCATGAAAACCATTGTCCACATAACGAACAGGCTGCCACAAGCAAACTTGTGATTCATCTCATCATTCGAGAAACTCAAGAAGATGATACCTATTGTAAGTCGCTTTCGAGTATTTATGTGTGTGTGCTATGTGTTCCTGCAAGATCATCTCTgtagaaaatttgagaaaaagacTGTTGCATCTTTAGGCGAACAAAGAAAAGGTTGAAGGTGTTGTGACCCAAGCACTAATCGAACATATGTGTCAAGCAATGTAGTATTTGATGAAGCATTAACATGGTATTTCAAAGAATTTTCCTACCATACTAACACTTGAGAAAAAATCTACAAGAATAGCTCAAAGAAAAAGAATAGGGGAACAAGATAGAAACTAACCAATAGGCAACAGGAAAACCCAAATCACCTGCACCAGAGGTATCTCCACACACAAAACAAGAAGAGTACATGGAAAACTGGAGCTATGAAACTCCAGACGCTTTGCAAGAAGAAGTCCAAGCCACAACCACAACTAAGGAGGTCTACAAGACTGAAATATCCAAATGCCAAGTATATGGATGCAGCTTTAGCAAAGGTGAATACCACCTTTGAAGAAGATTCAAAGAGTAGTGAATGGAGAAGTTCAAGGGTGGAAGAGGTTCATAACATTTTTGGACATCAAAATGATTGCAAAATCTCGAGGATCGCTCAAAATGGatgtaaagaataaattaagtTGGTGCTGAAGGGGAGTGTTAAAACATAATCACCAACTCAATTAATATCTAAGATATTTAAAAGTAGAATCTATAAGATTCAAGACTTATGGAGAATTGAAGGAAGAACTCTAGAATGAGAGCTCTACTGTGCAAAGTCTAAAAGCATTTAGAAAGTGCAATTCTAGAAATTAAGTGGAAGGTGTATTTCTAGAATATTACTTCCACTAGATCCTTCTATCAACACCTATAAATAGAGGTATTCATTTTAGTGGTATGTGTACTCATATAATAAGTGTGTGCTTATAGACACGTGATATGAGATTTTAAAGTTTTACGGATTCTaaactattattttttctttcttggaTTGAGATACATTATTTATACTTATTAACTGATTTTCTTAATATAAATGCAGAATTTGAGCCGAAGTTGTTGGGTTCTGCTAAAGCATTACTCCATTATGGCGTTGAAGTGTGCTCAAGTTGGCTCTGACAGTATGGTCATTAAAAAATACTCTAGACTTTATAAGTGATTTATGTTGCTCTTGTTTCCAAATTTAGCATGATATTTAACTTACTTGTTTgttttatatgtatttgttgGGTTCAGTTGAACCTGTAACTCTATTGTGGTTTCGTCCGCAAAAGTTGTAATAATGTAATTGAATTGCATTGAAATTGGTTTGAACATAATGATCATTAAAATAACTCTAGACTTTATTAGTGATTTGTGTTTCTCTTATTTCCAAAGTTAACATTGATTATTTAATATACTATTAACTTGTTTACTTTACATATATCTGTATGTCAAACCCATAACTCTATTATGGCTCTGCCCGTGGAAGTTATGATAaggtatttgaagtgtgttcaCTTTGGATTCGGACATTATGTTCATTAGAGGAAAGCGCTAGACTTTATAAGTGAtttatgttcattttatttcaaaagTTTGCATCATATATATTAGTTGTTAAGTTTACATGTATGTACTTGATATTGATTCATTGCGACGTCTTGATTGAATCAagtatgttattgattttatttgttAGATGTTCCAGTTGGAATTTAGAACATTGTGCTGCAAGGAAACAACTGTAATAGTTGATTTGATATAAACACTGATATTTACAAgtaactatttttcttttggtcATAATGGGTTTATCTCTAAAGTACAAAATATGTGCGCACTaaacattatatatacattcaattcatactttatttttcaaaatcctTCTTATCTTGTCTGTCCAGTTTCAAGCTTGAATAAAGgagggttcatgatatgaatcCTCGTAATACAAATATTAGTGGGATGTGCTCACCTCCTAATGCTAACTTCGGAAATAAGAGAAACATAAATCACTTACAAAGTGTAGGGTTTTTCAATAATGTCCAAGACAACGTGAACGCACTTCAATGTCATTATCAACACTTGGGGGGGCCATAACATAGTTACGGGCTTAGTAGGACCCATCaaatacatataaattaaaCAAGTTGATATAATGCTAAATTTAGAAATAAGAGCAACATAAATCATTAAAGAAGTCTTTAGAGTTTTTTTTAATGACCATAATGTTAGAGCCAACTTTAGCACACTTCAAAGCCATAATAGAGTTACGGCTTTGGAAGAAACCAATAATTATGGATCGAATTTTGCATTTATATTAAGAAAGAtagttaataatataaataatatatctcaaacaaagaaagaacaaaTAATCATAGTTCAGAAGCCATAAAACTTGAAATCCTAGATCCGCCTTTGACGACTTATTCGATTGTTTTAGGACGAAACTCAATTCCTTCAACGATGAGGCCACTTGGTTTGTAATCAAAACGTTGAATCTTAATTAATCTTTCTACAACAGGACCATCACTACTTTCCTTGCTATTAAAATTTCCCAATTCTATTTCCATCCATCCATCTCGTCTCAGTTTGGGAAATGTTGCAATTCTCATAGTGTTGATTTGTCTCACAGTGTTGATTTGTTCTTTAGTGGCAATTTCTCTTTGATAATTAACTAACATAATAGTGTAATTATTAGGCTCAAATCCATGGTACATATCTACCAATTTGAACACCAAATAAGCAACATAATATGTATTTGGTGACAATACTTTTGttcctattcttccacaaatatTCAGCCAACATGCATAGCCAAGACATGCCACTTCAGAGAATCTGCAAAAAGTATAGTAAGAAACATTTCTAAATATAATTCTTCTATAAAAAACTTAGTGATATATGAATTAGTGGCCTTTGGGTACAGTATGGTTGAACTTAAAACCAATAACTTTTAAAAGATTTAAGTTATCTATAGTACTATCTATGCAATCTAACTTGTTGTATCAGATTTCTCTGTTTACAATCAAATTAGTGTTGTCAAGAACCTATGCACTGTCTGAGTTCTTATAGTATAAAGACCACTATTGGTTGGGGGGAGGGGGAGTTAAGAGCTTCTTATTAAAGGTGACTTATTTAAAGGTCACGAACCAACTTTTCTTAACTGTCGAAGAATCTTTATCATCTTTGTTGTGTGCTAATTGACCCTCATtgattaataagaaaaatatgaaagggTTTATAGAGCTTGAGTGGGGTATCCTACCTAATAGACTTTCTTCTAGGGTTGGGCCATCTTATTTAATCTATAATGATATGTATTAGAGAAGGTTTATTAATGCTTGAGGCGACAACTCAAAATAATGGCTTTGGTAGAGAACCAAGAGTGGTGGCTTGGACCAAGGAGGGGTGCTAGTTGTGACCAACCGATAAGAGTGGTGGTTTGGATCCAAGAGCAGTGTCCTTTGGGAATTGTTGGGCATAGTTGGTTTCtcacaacttgaactttattatttcTTAGTAAGGACCAACTTCGATTTTACAACTCTTAACactcaatttttcttttgcaCTCACACTTTTCTTGAGTACacatttttcttaattatttcttGAGCACACACTCATTATTTGAGTACATGTACAACTTGTAAAGACAAGATATGGAGAATAACTTCTTGTATTATTCCAAGAGGTAAGCAATATAAATACAAGTGTATAAGGTTCTAgctaaagaaagaaataaaagagattCCTATAAATCAGCTATTTCTATACATATGTGGTATGGACATTCCTACGAAATGGTCTAGGTTCATTCtgtaacactccccctcaagatGGAGCATATATATTGATCATGCCCAGCTTGTTATAAAGATAATCAACTCGAGTGCCATTTAACGGTTTTGTGAACAAATCAGCTAGTTGCTCTCCGGTCTTCATGTACCCGATGGAAATCAAATTCTCCCGAATCTTCTCACGAATAAAATGACAGCCAACCTCAATATGTTTTGTCCATTCATGGTACACTGGATTTGAGGCAATGTGCAAAGCAACCTAATTATCACACCAAAGTCTTGCTGGAGAAGAAGGCTTCAAACCAATCTCAACTAAAAGGTGATGTATCTATAGTATTTCACACATGGATTGAGCTATGGCTCTATACTTGGATTTTGCACTAGATCGAGATAAAAAGTTTTGTTTCTTACTCCTCCAAGATA
This region of Solanum dulcamara chromosome 9, daSolDulc1.2, whole genome shotgun sequence genomic DNA includes:
- the LOC129903588 gene encoding F-box protein PP2-B10-like encodes the protein MEELVELWLLAGSSVSHRWLLFVYLGSFEELLNIVGEMIDQFKVAASSSLSDKLVLVSVEEFSEVACLGYACWLNICGRIGTKVLSPNTYYVAYLVFKLVDMYHGFEPNNYTIMLVNYQREIATKEQINTVRQINTMRIATFPKLRRDGWMEIELGNFNSKESSDGPVVERLIKIQRFDYKPSGLIVEGIEFRPKTIE